The Streptomyces sp. V4I8 genome includes the window CGATCAAGGAGCTGGGGTACCGGCCCGACCGGGTCGCCCAGGCGATGGCCTCGCGGCGCACGGATCTCATAGGCCTGATCGTGCCGGACGCCCGCCAGCCCTTCTTCGGCGAGATGGCCCACGCGGTCGAGTGGGCCGCCGCCGAGCGCGGAAAGATGGTCCTCGTCGGCAACTCCGACTACGTCGGCGAGCGCGAGGTCCACTATCTGCGGGCCTTCCTCGGCATGCGCGTCTCGGGACTCATCCTCGTCTCCCACGCCCTGAACGACCTGGCCGCCGCCGAGATCGAGGCCTGGGACGCCCGCGTCGTCCTCCTCCACGAGCGGCCCGAGGCCATCGACGACGTCGCCGTCGTCACCGACGACCTGGGCGGCGCCCAGCTCGCCGTACGCCACCTCCTGGAGCACGGCTACGAGTACGTCGCCTGTATGGGCGGCACCGCGGAGACCCCGGCGGTCGGCGACCCGGTCTCCGACCACGTCGAGGGCTGGCGGCGCGCGATGGCCGAGGCCGGGATCCCCACCGAGGGGCGGCTGTTCGAGGCGCCGTACAACCGCTACGACGCTTACCGCATAGCGCTCGACATCCTGTCCGGGCCCGACCGCCCGCCGGCGATCTTCTGCTCCACCGACGACCAGGCCATCGGCGTGCTGCGCGCGGCGCGGGAGCTGCGCTTGGACGTGCCGGGGCAGTTGGCGGTCGCCGGGTTCGACGACATCAAGGAGGCGGCGTTGACGGATCCGCCGCTGACGACGATCGCCTCGGACCGGTCGGCGATGGCTCGGGCCGCGGTGGACCTCGTCCTCGACGACGGTCTGCGCGTCGCCGGGTCACGGCGGGAGCGGCTCAAGGTGTTCCCGTCGCGCTTGGTGGTACGGCGGTCCTGCGGCTGCAAGTGAGGGTGGGCGGGCTTTTCTGAAGCCCCTCTGAGAGACCTCACCGAGTCGCCAGAACAGTCCTTACATCGGGCATACGAGCTTCTGCCGGGCTTCTCAGGGAGCACTCAGGAAGCTCTCATGGTCGGGCGACAAGCTCGTTTCCATGACCGAGAGCTTCCGCCGCAGCGGCGATTACGAGAACCCGTACCAGGGCGCCCAGCAGCACGCCTCCTCTCCCGTGAACCCCGAGTGGCCGCCCCCGCCGGCGCACCGGCCGACGGCCCAGGCCCACCCGGGAACCGGTACCGGCGCCACTGCCGGCGAAGCCCCCACCGCACTCCTCACCGAGCCCGTCGCCCAGCCGCCGAAGGCGCGGCGCCGGCCCCGCGGTCCGGTCGCCCTGCTCGCCGCCGTGGCGATCGTCGCCGCCGCGATCGGGGGCGGCACGGCGTACGGCATACAGGAGCTGACCGGCAACGACACCGTCGCCACCTCCAGCTCCACCAGCACCAACGTCGTCCCCTCCAGCCAGAAGGGCACGGTCTCCGGGGTCGCCAAGGCGGTCAGCCCGAGCATCGTCGAGATCAACGCGACCTCGAACGCCGGGTCCTCCACCGGCTCCGGCGTGATCATCACCAGTGACGGCGAGATCATCACCAACAACCACGTCGTCTCCGGCGCCACCTCGGTCAAGGTGACCACCAGCGACGGCAAGGAGTACACCGCCGAGGTCGTCGGCACCGACAGCAGCAAGGACCTCGCGCTGATCAAGCTGCGGAACGCTGCCGGGCTGACGGTCGCCACCCTCGGCGACTCCTCCGGCGTCCAGGTCGGCGACCAGGTCGTGGCGATCGGCTCCCCCGAGGGCCTGACCGGCACGGTCACCAGCGGCATCGTGTCCGCGCTCAACCGTGACGTGACCGTCTCGACGGACGAGAGCCAGGGCCAGCAGCAACAGCAGCAGGGCGGCGGCGGTTGGCCGTTCGAGTTCGGCGGTCAGCAGTTCAACGGCGACACCGGTTCGTCGACGACGACGTACAAGGCACTCCAGACGGACGCGTCCCTGAACCCCGGCAACTCCGGCGGCGCGCTGATCGACATGAACGGCAACATCATCGGCATCAACTCCGCGATGTACTCGGCCTCCGGCTCGGGTTCGTCCGACGCGGGCAGCGTGGGCCTCGGCTTCGCCATCCCGATCAACACCGTCAAGGCCGACCTGGCGAAGCTGCGGTCGGGTTCGCAGAACTAGCAGACTCGCAGAGCTGAAGGAGCACGTCATGATCCAGCAGGTTGAGCACAACACGACCGGTGTCGGCGCGGCCGACTTCGCCCTCGCCCTGGAGGTCGCCGGCGCCCTGCACGCGCCCACGGCCCCGTCCCGGGCGCCGGAGCTGGCGACCGTCAGCCTGAGCGCCGGCCGCAGGACGACCGCCGCCCGCGGCCGCCGCCGCACCGTACGAGGCTGACGAGGTCGAGCAGGCCGAGCAGGCCGAGCAGGCTCAGAATCATGCGAGGCTGAAGGCGTTCAGCCGCCCAGCCCCCTGTCCCACCGCACCCCGAGGATCCCGAGCCCATGAGCCCCGCCGATGGCGACCGTGACCCCCAGCGCATCCTGATCGTCGACGACGAGCCGGCGGTGCGCGAAGCACTCCAGCGCAGCCTCGCCTTCGAGGGGTACGACACCGAGGTCGCGGTCGACGGCGCCGACGCCCTGGAGAAGGCGACCGCCTACCGGCCCGACCTGGTGGTCCTGGACATCCAGATGCCCCGCATGGACGGCCTGACCGCCGCCCGCCGCATCCGCGGCGCCGGTGACACGACGCCGATCCTCATGCTGACGGCCCGTGACACGGTCGGCGACCGCGTGACGGGACTGGACGCGGGCGCGGATGACTATCTGGTCAAGCCCTTCGAACTGGACGAACTCTTCGCCCGGGTCCGCGCCCTGCTGCGGCGCAGCTCCTACGCTACGGCGGCCGGTGCGGGCGCGGTGGAGGACGACGAGGCGCTGACCTTCGCGGACCTGCGCATGGACCTCGCGACGCGGGAGGTCACGCGGGGTGGGCGGCCGGTGGAGCTGACCCGTACGGAGTTCACGCTGCTGGAGATGTTCATGGCGCATCCGCGCCAGGTGCTGACGCGTGAGCAGATCCTGAAGGCGGTCTGGGGCTTCGACTTCGAGCCCTCCTCCAACTCCCTCGATGTGTACGTCATGTACCTGCGCCGCAAGACCGAGGCGGGCGGCGAGCCGCGGCTCGTGCACACGGTTCGGGGTGTGGGATATGTGCTGCGGCAGGGTGGGGCGGAGTGAAGAGGGTTCTGCGCCGGTACCGGTCACTGCCGATCCGGTCGCGGCTGGCGCTGCTGGTGGCGGCGGCGGTGGCGTTCGCGGTGGCGGCGGTTTCGGTGACGTGTTGGTTCATCGTGCAGGGGAAGCTGTACCAGCAGGTGGACGAGGACCTGAAGAGGGTCGCGGCCATCAAGGGACCGCAGCAGATCGCGCAGATCGGGGACGCGTACACCGAGTGCACGCAGACCCCCCAGCAGACGCTCAACAACTTCCGGACCACCTACTCACAGGTGGTCAAGGCTGACGGAACTCCCTGTCTCCTCCCGAACTCGCTGGGCGTCGTCAACGTCACCCAGTCCGATCAGGACGCGATCACGAGGGGCGGCGACGGCTTCTTCCGCAACGGCACCAACGAGGCCGGCGACGACCTACGTGTCCTGACGTTCCCCATCACCCTCAGGGACTCGGTCACCGGGGCCGAGTCGGACGCCGCCCTCGTGGTCGGTGTACCTCTGAAAGGCACTCAAGCCACTCTCAACGACCTCGCCCTGATCCTGCTCCTCGTCTCCGGAGTCGGCGTTATCGGCGCCGGAGCCGCCGGCCTCGCGGTAGCCCGCGCAGGCCTCCGCCCCGTCGACAAGCTCACCGAGGCCGTCGAACACGTGGCCCGTACCGAGGATCTGAGTGTCCGGATCCCGGTGGAGGAAGAGAGTGAGGACGAGGTGGCCCGCCTCTCCCGTTCCTTCAACTCCATGACCTCCGCCCTGGCCAGCTCCCGCGAGCTCCAGCAGCAGCTCATCGCCGACGCCGGCCACGAGCTCCGCACTCCCCTGACCTCCCTGCGCACCAACATCGAACTCCTCACCCGCAGCGAGGAGACGGGCCGTCCGATCCCCGAGGCCGACCGCAAGGCGCTGCTCGCCTCCGTCAAGGCGCAGATGACCGAACTGGCCTCCCTGATCGGCGACTTGCAGGAGCTGTCCCGCTCGGAGGGCCAGCGGGGCGAACGCGTCCAGGTGGTCTCGCTGCAGGACACCGTCGAGTCGGCCCTGCGCCGGGCCCGGCTCCGCGGTCCGGAACTGACGATCACCGCCGACCTCCAGCCCTGGTACGTCCGCGCGGAACCGTCGGCGCTCGAGCGCGCGGTGGTCAACGTCCTCGACAACGCGGTGAAGTTCAGCCCCGAGGGCGGCACGATCGAGGTCGCCCTGAACGACGGTGTCCTCACCGTCCGCGACCACGGCCCCGGCATCCCCACCGACGAACTCCCCCACGTCTTCGACCGCTTCTGGCGCTCGCCGAGTGCGCGGGCGCTGCCCGGCTCGGGGCTGGGCCTGTCGATCGTGGCCCGGACCGTCGAGCAGGCCGGGGGCCAGGTCATCCTGGCCCCCGCGGAAGACGGCGGCACGGTGGCGACGGTACGGCTGCCCGGGGCCCCTACTCCGCCGCCGGAGGCGGTGTAAGAGGCTCAGCTCCTTGCCAGAAGACTTCCTCCACCACGATCTGCGGATCTTCGGTTCGGCGGACGAAGCTGTACTTCAGCCAGCCGTTTCCATAGTCGAAGAAGCAGATGTGGCGGCCCTTCGGAGCAGTGGACTGGTCCGGCATGACCCTCAAGCCGTCCGGAAGTCCGGCATCAGCATCGATGCCGTGAAAATACGGGTCTTTCGCCGTGACCAGTTCAGCGCGCGCTGCGAGGACGATCTCACGAACGTGGTCGGGCAGTGCCTCGAAGGTGACGAGCGCATCGATCCGCCAGTCCGCCTGCCAAGGCGGCCCCATGAACCCATCAGTCACTCGCCGGGCTCCAGTTCTCGGACCCGGTAATGAATCTTCGACGCCTCTTCGAGGAGGGCTTTGGCTTCGGCGATGTCGGTGCACTCGTACGCCGCTCGGTGTTCGAGATCGCGAACGTGCGCGTCCAGCTTGGGGTCGCGGGCGAGAGCGTACTGACCCCACCAGCGGGCCATGAACGCCGCCAAGGGACCGATGTCGTAGGTGTCGGCGATCGCCCACTTCCAGTGCGCGTCGAAGTCGGGAAGAAGTTCAGGGGTGTGCTCGGCGATGGCCCTGCGAAGCGCCTTCGGGGTCCGCTCGGGCATCGGAGGCACGACGTGATCGGGTTCCGCAGCGTGGGCAGCCATGATCGGTGTCCTCCTTCGACGCGTCGTGTCTACGACCATAACCGCGCTCACCGTCCCCACGCCGAGCGTCCGCGAGCCGGCTCCGCCGGAGGGAGCGGGGTCGTCGACGCGTCCAGCCCCTGATCGAGCTCGTCGCCGGTGATCGTGTTCTCTGTCATGACGCCACCGTGACCGGCCCGAACCCCTGTCCGTCCCGGTTTCCCGCCCGCTTCACCCGACGGTGGGCATGCCCGTGTGCGCCTTGACACCGACGGTGAAGGCGGACCAGGACGACGCCGAGAAGATCAGGGGGCGGGTCGTCGGGGTTTTGCTGTCGCGGACGGGGACGACGGCAGGGTAGCCGTCGGCGATCTCGACACAGTCGTTGTCTCCACCGGCGCTGTAGCTCGACTTGCGCCACACGGCGGCGGTGAGGTCAGGGGTCACGCGGTCTCCTTCACGCCGTGCACGAACGCGGACCAGGATGACGCCGCGAAGAGCAGCACCTGGCCTGCGGGGACCTTGCTGTCGCGGACGGGGACCACGCCGGTGTAGCCGTCTGCGACCTCGACACAGTTCGATGTTCCCCCGTCGCTGTAGGACGACTTGCGCCACACGGCGGCGGTGAGGTCGGGGGTTCGGTTCATGGTCTGCACTCCTCCAGAAGGCGCTTGATGAACGCCGTCGACTCCACCGGAGTCAGCGCCGCGTCCCTGACCAGATCGTAGGACAAGCGGAAGGCCAGAACCCTGTCCAGATCCTCGAACAGCTCCCCGAAACCGTTGCCTTCCACGTAGGCAACGGGATCTCCGGCTCGCTGCCACAACAGGGTGAGGTCGCTGCTCATGAGGTCGTGCACTCCAGCAGTGAACGGCAGCACCTGTAGGGCGACCGAGGGCATCTCCGCAGCCTCCAGCAGATGGGACAACTGGTCCGTCCACACCTGCGGGTCGGGAACCGGGCGCCGCAGCGCCCCCTCGTCCAGAATCACGCGGAGACTCG containing:
- a CDS encoding response regulator transcription factor — protein: MSPADGDRDPQRILIVDDEPAVREALQRSLAFEGYDTEVAVDGADALEKATAYRPDLVVLDIQMPRMDGLTAARRIRGAGDTTPILMLTARDTVGDRVTGLDAGADDYLVKPFELDELFARVRALLRRSSYATAAGAGAVEDDEALTFADLRMDLATREVTRGGRPVELTRTEFTLLEMFMAHPRQVLTREQILKAVWGFDFEPSSNSLDVYVMYLRRKTEAGGEPRLVHTVRGVGYVLRQGGAE
- a CDS encoding S1C family serine protease; the protein is MTESFRRSGDYENPYQGAQQHASSPVNPEWPPPPAHRPTAQAHPGTGTGATAGEAPTALLTEPVAQPPKARRRPRGPVALLAAVAIVAAAIGGGTAYGIQELTGNDTVATSSSTSTNVVPSSQKGTVSGVAKAVSPSIVEINATSNAGSSTGSGVIITSDGEIITNNHVVSGATSVKVTTSDGKEYTAEVVGTDSSKDLALIKLRNAAGLTVATLGDSSGVQVGDQVVAIGSPEGLTGTVTSGIVSALNRDVTVSTDESQGQQQQQQGGGGWPFEFGGQQFNGDTGSSTTTYKALQTDASLNPGNSGGALIDMNGNIIGINSAMYSASGSGSSDAGSVGLGFAIPINTVKADLAKLRSGSQN
- a CDS encoding DUF397 domain-containing protein, producing MTPDLTAAVWRKSSYSAGGDNDCVEIADGYPAVVPVRDSKTPTTRPLIFSASSWSAFTVGVKAHTGMPTVG
- a CDS encoding DUF397 domain-containing protein — encoded protein: MNRTPDLTAAVWRKSSYSDGGTSNCVEVADGYTGVVPVRDSKVPAGQVLLFAASSWSAFVHGVKETA
- a CDS encoding DUF6247 family protein, coding for MAAHAAEPDHVVPPMPERTPKALRRAIAEHTPELLPDFDAHWKWAIADTYDIGPLAAFMARWWGQYALARDPKLDAHVRDLEHRAAYECTDIAEAKALLEEASKIHYRVRELEPGE
- a CDS encoding LacI family DNA-binding transcriptional regulator; this translates as MAKVTRDDVARLAGTSTAVVSYVINNGPRPVAPATRERVLAAIKELGYRPDRVAQAMASRRTDLIGLIVPDARQPFFGEMAHAVEWAAAERGKMVLVGNSDYVGEREVHYLRAFLGMRVSGLILVSHALNDLAAAEIEAWDARVVLLHERPEAIDDVAVVTDDLGGAQLAVRHLLEHGYEYVACMGGTAETPAVGDPVSDHVEGWRRAMAEAGIPTEGRLFEAPYNRYDAYRIALDILSGPDRPPAIFCSTDDQAIGVLRAARELRLDVPGQLAVAGFDDIKEAALTDPPLTTIASDRSAMARAAVDLVLDDGLRVAGSRRERLKVFPSRLVVRRSCGCK
- a CDS encoding ATP-binding protein — protein: MKRVLRRYRSLPIRSRLALLVAAAVAFAVAAVSVTCWFIVQGKLYQQVDEDLKRVAAIKGPQQIAQIGDAYTECTQTPQQTLNNFRTTYSQVVKADGTPCLLPNSLGVVNVTQSDQDAITRGGDGFFRNGTNEAGDDLRVLTFPITLRDSVTGAESDAALVVGVPLKGTQATLNDLALILLLVSGVGVIGAGAAGLAVARAGLRPVDKLTEAVEHVARTEDLSVRIPVEEESEDEVARLSRSFNSMTSALASSRELQQQLIADAGHELRTPLTSLRTNIELLTRSEETGRPIPEADRKALLASVKAQMTELASLIGDLQELSRSEGQRGERVQVVSLQDTVESALRRARLRGPELTITADLQPWYVRAEPSALERAVVNVLDNAVKFSPEGGTIEVALNDGVLTVRDHGPGIPTDELPHVFDRFWRSPSARALPGSGLGLSIVARTVEQAGGQVILAPAEDGGTVATVRLPGAPTPPPEAV